The segment GTTCATCCTTGTAGTGCTCACtggttttgatgttttgttttgtgcattTCTGAGAATATCAAGGGGTTCAAAGTTGGGTTTGAAGTGATCACACACAGTCATAACttcaaaactaaaactaaactactGGTTTGAATTTGATTTCACAATTGATGTTTATCCAAAAATTCTTTGGTAAAGTGTttgtaaaaggaaaatgaaCAAGAACCCTACTCATGTCAAGCTTGTGATTCAAAAGGGGCCCCCACCCACCGCGTGACCGCTGGTCGGGGCGAATAAACACAGTGACAGATCCGTGCATGATTTAAAAcaagcatgtttttttctagACCGCcaattttctaaatgtttctcCCACTTCTGGGGGGCCTTGTCAACCCTTGTTTTGGTAAAACTCCCCTTCTTTGTGTCTTCTTTAACTCAGACCTCACTCTTTTCTTACTCTCCCTTCCTCGCTCTACCTCTTAGCTCCTCTTCCCTCCACCACATCTGCTTCTCATCCAAAAGCATTCTTGTTTTTCCTAAGAGGATTGCGACATGTGGTTTTGATGAACTaacactctctcactctctcagttcccttttcccccctttcACTACCTCATGTCGGACCTCTGTTTCTCCAATCCTTCCTGTCTGAACAGATGATCATGCATAAAAATACAGATGCTTCCTACAGTCCATTCCCCTCTCTAGTGTGTCATAATCACTGGTTCTGTCTTTGCTGCTCTTGGAGTTTATTCTTgtcttttattgtattttcttgtacaaattttctttcttttttttacattttaagtgGGGTTGTAGGATGTACTACAGTAGAACATCCTTCCATTGGGCGACAGCGATGTTTCTGCTACCACCACCACGTACTTTGGCTACAAATAGCAATAACTACTGCGGCTCAGAATGTACAGCTAGTCTTCCCTCAAAAAGAAGATTGGGGGTTCAGTTGTGGATTCTGGTGTATGATGGGCATGTTGCACACTGTGAATGCCAGCTCCTGTCATGAACAGGTGTGATGACAGGTAGTGTCCATTTACCATTAGTTATCATTGAAGAATCATAATGAAGTCAGGGACAGTACTTGCACTACATTCAGGATAAGTagctaaatatataaatataaagttgTAAAATAAGAAGTAACTAAATGTGTCAGTTGATTGTAGAGAAGTAATATCAACATTTTAGACCTTGTGTAAGTGTAAAAGTCTAGTAAGAGTAGAGTAGAAAGCGGCAGGAAAATACTCAAATAACAAACAATTACCTCCATCTTTAAATAACTGCAGTACTTGGATTTAGTTCTGATTCACCACGAGTGTTCAGCAGCGTTCAGTTTGCCGTACAACAATGCGAGATTGTCTTGTCTATGTGTTGATATCAACTCCACGTTGGTTCGATTATTATAGGAGTGGATCTCTGATAAGAAAAGCGTCTTCACTTTGGATCTGCTCCTTAGATTTTTGTGACTGACGTCTCCTGTTTTGCAGAAACATGTCACCTGCAGCTGAACCCAGGTCACACTTCCTGCCTGCTGGCTTTGACCATGAAGCTGCTGCGGTGAGATCAGGAATCCACTTAGTCTGCTTAACTGGAATCAGAAGCCTGACTTCCTAAAAATGCTAATTGTGTGAAGTGTACTTCCCTTGTGTCCTGTAGGTGGTGACCATCCTGTTAGGGCTGTTCCAGGTGCTGTTATCTGTCCCACTAGCTTACGCCGAGCAGACGCTGCCAAAATTCTTCCTCCTACCACTTTTCTTAGGAATTCTAGTACGTACTTCACGATTCTTCTTCTGATTCTGAGTctgggggggagaagaaggttATTTACATCAGGGTTTCCGGCTTTTCAATTTCTTTGGAATCTTtacatacaataaaataatgaataactaTTTTGGATGCATGTGCAAATATTTACACATATTTGTGAACACCGGACTGACCAACCGGCAGCAGACATAAACcagtaaaatgtattaatttaatTCACGCAGCTGGCAATAATCTCGCTAATAGTAATATTACACAgtgaaattatttattataaaatgaTAGAACTCTCTGCTGCATGTTTGGATGAAAGTAAGATAATGTGTGTATTGCAGACTATGACCGGAGGATCATTCACCTTTGCTAATGAGAGGAACGCCAGCCGACAACTGGTACGATAAAAacatgatttcaaaataaataatacccCTAATGTGAGTCAGAATGTGTCTGTCAtataaaatgcaaatatttgtttgtctGCCATGTCtatttatatactatatatgaCACTTTCTTCTATTAAATGGGTatgtaaatacaattaaaagTCACCTACCCCAAGCCTAAAAACAAGACATTAATAATTTGGTTACAGTGATTTCATATGTTCAAATCTGCTTCTATAAAATCAGTGTATGTGTAAGTGTACAGCGATGGAACCTGACTGTGCTCCTCCACAGCTTCGAGGTTGTGCGTGCAGTCACCTAGTTAGCCTGCTGGGGACGCTGCTGGCCTTCTGCCTCTACTGCTACACTCTCAACGCTGTCTCCAACGTAGACCACTGTGCATCCAGTGTGACCGTCAGTGAGGCCACCTACCGCTACCGTCGCATGATGACTTCTGGCTGTCCAGAGGAATGGCTGGCGGTCAGTGTGCTGCTATTAAActtgtatttttcttctctgttctttaCTTGaccaaaaacaagacaaaagaacTAAACTGATGACTAAACATTTTTAACGAACAAAACGCCAATTGACGACATTAAATAACAACTTTTTAGGCAAATGTTCTTAGTTAAATTGAACAATATTTTTTAACCGTttaaaatatactgtaaatatgaataaatacatagtGGTTACAATCAATACATGGTTAACGCACAGCCAAAAGCACACGCCAGCATCACAGTTTGCTGACGTAGTTAAAGGCAATAAAGGCGTAGTTAAAGGCATTGGACTATTTCCTGAAGAATGCACCTTTCACCGTAAACCCTCAGCGACGCCAGCGGTGCGCCCACCTCGCCGCGTCCCATATGCCCAGCGCAGCCGCCCCACAGAttgatgaaatggaaaaaacgGGTATGATCCAAAAGGTCACTGTATGAGTGAGTAGATGCACTAGTGGTAgttgaaaagacaaaaacaggacaGCTGAGGGTGTGTTCATATCCCCGCCCCCTAAACAAAGACACTACAGAGACTGTACAGAGACCCCACTGTCCACTCCCCACTAAAACAAGCTGGAGGACAGTACTTCAGTGTACTAGATGCGAAATCTAGATACCGGACGACAAAACTCATGATCAATGCATCTCGGGTCAGATATTTTGGACATACGGTGACACAAGAAGACATTAAGCCCGACCCTAAGCAGGTCAGGCcaattaaagaaatgtctccCCCCTGATGCAGAAAAGCAGAGCTGGAGACCATACAAACTCACCCACCTCTCCACAGACTTTCAGAGACAATTGCTACGACAACTTCTGAAAGGGAACAGGGAATTCTTGTGGGGCTCGGTTTGCACATCGCCAGAACCGGTCTACTGACGATGCAGTGAACAACGTCATCCACACATGGGCAAGGACACCTAAGACTCCTCTTCATAGACTTTACCTCAGCTTTTTTATACAGTCATTCCACACAAACTCTGCAACTGGGTGCCAAACTTTCTCTAAGGCAGACCCCAATCAGTCAAAGAGTGCCATCGCACCTCCAGCACCAGAACTGTGAGCACAGGGACCCCCCAGGGCTGTGTACTGAGTCCCCTGCTGTACACCCTCTTCACACACCACTGTGTGGCCTCCCAGGAAAACGGCAGTCATCATGCTGATGATACCACGGTGAACTTGTGTCAAAATAATAATCTCTCTGTGGGAAGCtctgaatatttatatattttatgggaaaaacacaaaaatcctCTCTTCTTGAGTTTAGCTCTTTCTCCAGCAGGTGGGCTGTGATTCCATTTCTAGACATTACCATACCAACATTTGGGAAAACAGCCCCTTCTGGTGGCAAGATATAATGATTGTGACACCTGACCCCGGTGTCCCTAACGAAGCTGAATGGGGATTGGGTTAGGGCCATGGAGGTATTTTAGATGACTGCAGTTGAGTCACTTTGGAGCAGATAAATGtataatgtgttttgttttctcctgcagGCCTTCTGCTGGAGTgtgacactgctgctgctgctctatgACACCGGGGCCGCGGTCATGCACTCGCTCCTGACTGTCTCCGCCCTCAAAGCCCTCAAAACAGACTGATAGACAAGCAAATTGTCCTGACAAAAGTGTTAATCCAGCAGATATTGGTTTTAATGGATGgcccaaaatttaaaaaaaatgctttagttcccaaaataaatggaaagtCTTTCTGATTACTGACAGGCGTCCAAATGAATCATCAAACGCAGGCCTGCTCATGAGCTCCAGCAACAACaacccaaacaaacaaagaaaagtgaaTTTGGAATTTTAACAGAAGCCACCTGTTTAATGAGGTGACCCATTTTCTACCAAACACTGATACACACAGCCAGCAGACGGGTTGGACAGTATCAGCGAGTTGCAGATGTACCAATGTCAGTGTGTATGCTCTGGGATTTCATCAACAACATGTGTGTTGACGGTCGTTAATTGGAAGAGAATTCAAAACACGCCTCAGCTGAGGATAAAACCGCTGTGGTCTGATGTTGAACTGGAACATAATTCCTGTAATAATGGAGCTTATGTGTTAATGAACAGGCTGCACGTATTGAATTCTTCTGTATTACATTCATAAAGaagctaaaataaaaacgaaTGAATGCTGTTCGTTAAGtgttaaacattaaatattctGCTGACCGACAATTAAATCCATTGTTATGTGGACaattacaaaaatgaaataaaaagtagtGTATCTTAGCTTTACTAATCTCTCTCCCACACTCAAATGAttaatatagaaatatatatatatgtatatgtatgctTGTATAttgtatgtatgcatatatatttctatattaattaattattactattaataatgtattcttcatttattttcatttgctggccctttttaaatatataaaaaatgtaaactagATCTAAAGCCATGAATTAATcaacaatgcagaaaaaaactaCTTGTGCGCAGACCACATTGAGCTCGTATGTATTAATAGCTGCACTTCCACTGGATTAAACTGCAGGCTTTATGTTGGAAACATTCAAATAAGGTTCAGAGTGAGTGGACATAAGGTCTGTGACCTCTTCAATGGGGACACGGTTTCCTGGGTT is part of the Pungitius pungitius chromosome 9, fPunPun2.1, whole genome shotgun sequence genome and harbors:
- the si:dkey-9i23.16 gene encoding uncharacterized protein si:dkey-9i23.16, whose protein sequence is MVEQFCCSGGNREKFGRKFPAFFLVQSLLHSWSIRRTVSRGRGDIEGHLRDTCNIQSRNMSPAAEPRSHFLPAGFDHEAAAVVTILLGLFQVLLSVPLAYAEQTLPKFFLLPLFLGILTMTGGSFTFANERNASRQLLRGCACSHLVSLLGTLLAFCLYCYTLNAVSNVDHCASSVTVSEATYRYRRMMTSGCPEEWLAAFCWSVTLLLLLYDTGAAVMHSLLTVSALKALKTD